A stretch of the Zeugodacus cucurbitae isolate PBARC_wt_2022May chromosome 6, idZeuCucr1.2, whole genome shotgun sequence genome encodes the following:
- the Cgnl1_2 gene encoding ELKS/Rab6-interacting/CAST family member 1 isoform X2: MDVSPSRNSVGSGSKRNVPSSLSPVRKELSRSISKLNGEQIVKQKVESKPTPAPQPDSTIENMAVGSVAANSKAENKPNFARAKTLAATQNSAQTKIPMKRAGANVTTKSATTPRLTHRQHMRSASKISLTIKEVAANKKLEQNMSKLSFKANTSTNLKAPHAKAQTARGAGGSKRSASTISCRSDNRRTEDTLSQLTKVSSSAGDHETCGGGGGPVLSARERVVENNKMKVFEGLQRKLQDMQTDFMQKFETLKRSSPDKLKADYKFITMVRNDEYKLVLKDDHLVKMPKKLPTDSVNDFKERVRNAVESSIMSVIGNIKEIQSDPDRILNLEDPHNLLDKQQNKKIQDLFECVNALANAKDTEMDAQIVRMQKEIQDGKKALQMAEKKLTEIKAIHTSELEALEKDLKEKTDADAMKRETQISEMNRKLRNLEKQHDKLKTTLQQNTEECSHGQTEKAKLLDELKSCKDNIQTLNKKLTHAENQLNHDKKDKHEKSETIQKLEVELEKCKKELEEALQAKPTPEQHNHEKELKKEVHKLKGKVENLEKEKQEFIVQVEQLQEEINVMDKLRHKIHDLEEENRDLLAREKAALENVELPKEFQAELVRLRQSESEKAREIEKLKIQLSKAHYNIEQLEEQIRRDQQLLEVRSELINSLQTNDHTQRIQLDQIFAEVGVKNNTINEVWLNNDLRTKSEEFQNLFNTLSNKQMELSRQEHMIKLLEESNERSQMLRVKQEEKIGRMEEEIARLKQTIALYQHNVLGNAGCKNLIYQPIVGADDYNENLYYYTSERRRKRQVDINDLQMK, translated from the exons aTGGATGTTTCGCCCAGCAGAAATAGTGTCGGCAGTGGAAGCAAACGTAACG taCCAAGCTCTTTGTCGCCCGTCCGCAAGGAGCTTTCGAGATCCATATCCAAATTAAATGGTGAACAAATTGTCAAGCAAAAGGTCGAGTCGAAACCAACACCAGCACCACAACCAGACAGTACAATCGAAAATATGGCTGTCGGCAGTGTTGCAGCCAACAGCAAGGCGGAGAACAAGCCCAACTTCGCCAGAGCGAAAACT ttGGCGGCTACGCAAAACTCGGCGCAAACGAAAATACCAATGAAACGCGCG GGCGCCAATGTAACTACAAAGTCGGCGACTACGCCACGTCTCACGCATCGCCAGCATATGCGTTCTGCCTCGAAAATCAGCTTGACCATCAAAGAGGTGGCAGCCAACAAGAAACTCGAGCAGAATATGTCAAAACTGAGCTTCAAAGCCAATACTTCAACGAATCTGAAGGCGCCGCATGCGAAAGCGCAGACCGCACGCGGTGCAGGTGGCTCAAAACGCAGCG CCAGCACAATTTCCTGCCGCAGCGATAATCGTAGGACCGAAGATACGCTATCGCAACTCACCAAAGTTAGTTCTTCTGCGGGTGATCACGAGACCTGCGGCGGTGGAGGTGGTCCAGTACTCAGCGCACGCGAACGTGTTGTCGAGAATAATAAGATGAAGGTGTTCGAGGGTCTACAGCGCAAACTGCAGGATATGCAAACGGACTTCATGCAGAAGTTCGAAACACTGAAACGCAGCTCGCCTGATAAACTGAAGGCGGACTATAAATTTATAACTATGGTTAGAAATGATGAATATAAATTGGTGTTGAAGGATGATCATTTGGTTAAGATGCCCAAGAAATTGC CCACGGATTCTGTAAACGACTTCAAAGAGCGAGTGCGAAATGCAGTGGAAAGTTCGATAATGAGTGTGATAGGTAATATAAAGGAGATACAAAGTGATCCGGACCGTATTTTAAATCTGGAGGATCCTCACAACTTGTTAGATAAGCAGCAG aacaaaaaaatacaagatCTTTTCGAGTGCGTGAATGCGTTAGCCAATGCCAAAGATACGGAGATGGATGCGCAAATTGTTAGGATGCAGAAAGAAATACAG GATGGTAAAAAGGCTTTACAGATGGCCGAGAAAAAATTAACCGAAATAAAAGCCATACACACGAGTGAATTAGAAGCTTTGGAGAAGGATTTGAAGGAGAAAACCGATGCCGACGCAATGAAGCGAGAAACCCAAATCTCAGAA ATGAACCGAAAATTACGTAATTTGGAAAAGCAGCATGATAAATTGAAAACCACATTGCAACAGAACACCGAAGAGTGCAGCCATGGACAAACCGAGAAGGCAAAACTACTTGATGAACTCAAAAGTTGTAAAGATAA CATTCAAACACTCAATAAGAAATTGACACACGCTGAGAACCAATTGAATCACGATAAGAAGGATAAACATGAGAAGAGCGAAACCATACAAAAACTTGAAGTTGAACTTGAAAAGTGCAAAAAGGAATTAGAAGAGGCACTCCAAGCGAAACCAACACCTGAGCAACACAATCATGAGAAAGAGCTGAAAAAGGAAGTGCATAAATTAAAGGGAAAAgtcgaaaatttggaaaaagagAAGCAAGAATTTATTGTACAGGTTGAACAACTGCAAGAG GAAATTAATGTAATGGATAAACTACGCCACAAGATCCATGATCTGGAGGAAGAGAATCG GGATTTATTGGCACGCGAGAAGGCGGCTTTGGAAAATGTAGAGTTACCGAAAGAGTTTCAAGCAGAG CTCGTCCGACTGCGTCAGTCAGAGTCTGAGAAAGCGcgtgaaattgaaaaacttaaaatcCAATTATCCAAAGCACACTATAATATCGAACAATTGGAAGAGCAAATCAGACGCGATCAACAGCTATTGGAGGTGCGTAGCGAATTGATCAATTCACTGCAAACGAACGATCATACACAACGCATACAATTGGATCAGATATTTGCCGAGGTTGGCGTCAAGAATAATACCATCAATGAGGTATGG TTAAATAATGATTTGCGCACAAAATCGGAGGAGTTCCAAAATCTCTTCAACACTTTGAGCAACAAACAGATGGAGTTGTCGCGCCAGGAGCATATGATCAAACTGCTGGAGGAGAGTAATGAGCGTAGTCAGATGTTGCGTGTTAAACAGGAAGAGAAGATTGGGCGCATGGAGGAGGAAATTGCGCGTTTGAAGCAAACAAT CGCTCTCTATCAACACAATGTACTCGGGAATGCCGGCTGTAAGAATCTGATCTATCAACCGATCGTTGGCGCCGATGACTACAATGAGAATCTCTACTATTATACGAGTGAGAGGCGACGTAAACGGCAGGTAGATATCAAT GATCTGCAAATGAAATAG
- the Cgnl1_2 gene encoding ELKS/Rab6-interacting/CAST family member 1 isoform X1, with the protein MDVSPSRNSVGSGSKRNVPSSLSPVRKELSRSISKLNGEQIVKQKVESKPTPAPQPDSTIENMAVGSVAANSKAENKPNFARAKTLAATQNSAQTKIPMKRAGANVTTKSATTPRLTHRQHMRSASKISLTIKEVAANKKLEQNMSKLSFKANTSTNLKAPHAKAQTARGAGGSKRSASTISCRSDNRRTEDTLSQLTKVSSSAGDHETCGGGGGPVLSARERVVENNKMKVFEGLQRKLQDMQTDFMQKFETLKRSSPDKLKADYKFITMVRNDEYKLVLKDDHLVKMPKKLPTDSVNDFKERVRNAVESSIMSVIGNIKEIQSDPDRILNLEDPHNLLDKQQNKKIQDLFECVNALANAKDTEMDAQIVRMQKEIQDGKKALQMAEKKLTEIKAIHTSELEALEKDLKEKTDADAMKRETQISEMNRKLRNLEKQHDKLKTTLQQNTEECSHGQTEKAKLLDELKSCKDNIQTLNKKLTHAENQLNHDKKDKHEKSETIQKLEVELEKCKKELEEALQAKPTPEQHNHEKELKKEVHKLKGKVENLEKEKQEFIVQVEQLQEEINVMDKLRHKIHDLEEENRDLLAREKAALENVELPKEFQAELVRLRQSESEKAREIEKLKIQLSKAHYNIEQLEEQIRRDQQLLEVRSELINSLQTNDHTQRIQLDQIFAEVGVKNNTINEVWLNNDLRTKSEEFQNLFNTLSNKQMELSRQEHMIKLLEESNERSQMLRVKQEEKIGRMEEEIARLKQTIALYQHNVLGNAGCKNLIYQPIVGADDYNENLYYYTSERRRKRQVDINVKKYEV; encoded by the exons aTGGATGTTTCGCCCAGCAGAAATAGTGTCGGCAGTGGAAGCAAACGTAACG taCCAAGCTCTTTGTCGCCCGTCCGCAAGGAGCTTTCGAGATCCATATCCAAATTAAATGGTGAACAAATTGTCAAGCAAAAGGTCGAGTCGAAACCAACACCAGCACCACAACCAGACAGTACAATCGAAAATATGGCTGTCGGCAGTGTTGCAGCCAACAGCAAGGCGGAGAACAAGCCCAACTTCGCCAGAGCGAAAACT ttGGCGGCTACGCAAAACTCGGCGCAAACGAAAATACCAATGAAACGCGCG GGCGCCAATGTAACTACAAAGTCGGCGACTACGCCACGTCTCACGCATCGCCAGCATATGCGTTCTGCCTCGAAAATCAGCTTGACCATCAAAGAGGTGGCAGCCAACAAGAAACTCGAGCAGAATATGTCAAAACTGAGCTTCAAAGCCAATACTTCAACGAATCTGAAGGCGCCGCATGCGAAAGCGCAGACCGCACGCGGTGCAGGTGGCTCAAAACGCAGCG CCAGCACAATTTCCTGCCGCAGCGATAATCGTAGGACCGAAGATACGCTATCGCAACTCACCAAAGTTAGTTCTTCTGCGGGTGATCACGAGACCTGCGGCGGTGGAGGTGGTCCAGTACTCAGCGCACGCGAACGTGTTGTCGAGAATAATAAGATGAAGGTGTTCGAGGGTCTACAGCGCAAACTGCAGGATATGCAAACGGACTTCATGCAGAAGTTCGAAACACTGAAACGCAGCTCGCCTGATAAACTGAAGGCGGACTATAAATTTATAACTATGGTTAGAAATGATGAATATAAATTGGTGTTGAAGGATGATCATTTGGTTAAGATGCCCAAGAAATTGC CCACGGATTCTGTAAACGACTTCAAAGAGCGAGTGCGAAATGCAGTGGAAAGTTCGATAATGAGTGTGATAGGTAATATAAAGGAGATACAAAGTGATCCGGACCGTATTTTAAATCTGGAGGATCCTCACAACTTGTTAGATAAGCAGCAG aacaaaaaaatacaagatCTTTTCGAGTGCGTGAATGCGTTAGCCAATGCCAAAGATACGGAGATGGATGCGCAAATTGTTAGGATGCAGAAAGAAATACAG GATGGTAAAAAGGCTTTACAGATGGCCGAGAAAAAATTAACCGAAATAAAAGCCATACACACGAGTGAATTAGAAGCTTTGGAGAAGGATTTGAAGGAGAAAACCGATGCCGACGCAATGAAGCGAGAAACCCAAATCTCAGAA ATGAACCGAAAATTACGTAATTTGGAAAAGCAGCATGATAAATTGAAAACCACATTGCAACAGAACACCGAAGAGTGCAGCCATGGACAAACCGAGAAGGCAAAACTACTTGATGAACTCAAAAGTTGTAAAGATAA CATTCAAACACTCAATAAGAAATTGACACACGCTGAGAACCAATTGAATCACGATAAGAAGGATAAACATGAGAAGAGCGAAACCATACAAAAACTTGAAGTTGAACTTGAAAAGTGCAAAAAGGAATTAGAAGAGGCACTCCAAGCGAAACCAACACCTGAGCAACACAATCATGAGAAAGAGCTGAAAAAGGAAGTGCATAAATTAAAGGGAAAAgtcgaaaatttggaaaaagagAAGCAAGAATTTATTGTACAGGTTGAACAACTGCAAGAG GAAATTAATGTAATGGATAAACTACGCCACAAGATCCATGATCTGGAGGAAGAGAATCG GGATTTATTGGCACGCGAGAAGGCGGCTTTGGAAAATGTAGAGTTACCGAAAGAGTTTCAAGCAGAG CTCGTCCGACTGCGTCAGTCAGAGTCTGAGAAAGCGcgtgaaattgaaaaacttaaaatcCAATTATCCAAAGCACACTATAATATCGAACAATTGGAAGAGCAAATCAGACGCGATCAACAGCTATTGGAGGTGCGTAGCGAATTGATCAATTCACTGCAAACGAACGATCATACACAACGCATACAATTGGATCAGATATTTGCCGAGGTTGGCGTCAAGAATAATACCATCAATGAGGTATGG TTAAATAATGATTTGCGCACAAAATCGGAGGAGTTCCAAAATCTCTTCAACACTTTGAGCAACAAACAGATGGAGTTGTCGCGCCAGGAGCATATGATCAAACTGCTGGAGGAGAGTAATGAGCGTAGTCAGATGTTGCGTGTTAAACAGGAAGAGAAGATTGGGCGCATGGAGGAGGAAATTGCGCGTTTGAAGCAAACAAT CGCTCTCTATCAACACAATGTACTCGGGAATGCCGGCTGTAAGAATCTGATCTATCAACCGATCGTTGGCGCCGATGACTACAATGAGAATCTCTACTATTATACGAGTGAGAGGCGACGTAAACGGCAGGTAGATATCAATGTAAAGAAATATGAAGTCtaa
- the Cgnl1_2 gene encoding ELKS/Rab6-interacting/CAST family member 1 isoform X4 → MDVSPSRNSVGSGSKRNVPSSLSPVRKELSRSISKLNGEQIVKQKVESKPTPAPQPDSTIENMAVGSVAANSKAENKPNFARAKTLAATQNSAQTKIPMKRAGANVTTKSATTPRLTHRQHMRSASKISLTIKEVAANKKLEQNMSKLSFKANTSTNLKAPHAKAQTARGAGGSKRSASTISCRSDNRRTEDTLSQLTKVSSSAGDHETCGGGGGPVLSARERVVENNKMKVFEGLQRKLQDMQTDFMQKFETLKRSSPDKLKADYKFITMVRNDEYKLVLKDDHLVKMPKKLPTDSVNDFKERVRNAVESSIMSVIGNIKEIQSDPDRILNLEDPHNLLDKQQNKKIQDLFECVNALANAKDTEMDAQIVRMQKEIQDGKKALQMAEKKLTEIKAIHTSELEALEKDLKEKTDADAMKRETQISEMNRKLRNLEKQHDKLKTTLQQNTEECSHGQTEKAKLLDELKSCKDNIQTLNKKLTHAENQLNHDKKDKHEKSETIQKLEVELEKCKKELEEALQAKPTPEQHNHEKELKKEVHKLKGKVENLEKEKQEFIVQVEQLQEEINVMDKLRHKIHDLEEENRDLLAREKAALENVELPKEFQAELVRLRQSESEKAREIEKLKIQLSKAHYNIEQLEEQIRRDQQLLEVRSELINSLQTNDHTQRIQLDQIFAEVGVKNNTINEVWLNNDLRTKSEEFQNLFNTLSNKQMELSRQEHMIKLLEESNERSQMLRVKQEEKIGRMEEEIARLKQTIALYQHNVLGNAGCKNLIYQPIVGADDYNENLYYYTSERRRKRQDLQMK, encoded by the exons aTGGATGTTTCGCCCAGCAGAAATAGTGTCGGCAGTGGAAGCAAACGTAACG taCCAAGCTCTTTGTCGCCCGTCCGCAAGGAGCTTTCGAGATCCATATCCAAATTAAATGGTGAACAAATTGTCAAGCAAAAGGTCGAGTCGAAACCAACACCAGCACCACAACCAGACAGTACAATCGAAAATATGGCTGTCGGCAGTGTTGCAGCCAACAGCAAGGCGGAGAACAAGCCCAACTTCGCCAGAGCGAAAACT ttGGCGGCTACGCAAAACTCGGCGCAAACGAAAATACCAATGAAACGCGCG GGCGCCAATGTAACTACAAAGTCGGCGACTACGCCACGTCTCACGCATCGCCAGCATATGCGTTCTGCCTCGAAAATCAGCTTGACCATCAAAGAGGTGGCAGCCAACAAGAAACTCGAGCAGAATATGTCAAAACTGAGCTTCAAAGCCAATACTTCAACGAATCTGAAGGCGCCGCATGCGAAAGCGCAGACCGCACGCGGTGCAGGTGGCTCAAAACGCAGCG CCAGCACAATTTCCTGCCGCAGCGATAATCGTAGGACCGAAGATACGCTATCGCAACTCACCAAAGTTAGTTCTTCTGCGGGTGATCACGAGACCTGCGGCGGTGGAGGTGGTCCAGTACTCAGCGCACGCGAACGTGTTGTCGAGAATAATAAGATGAAGGTGTTCGAGGGTCTACAGCGCAAACTGCAGGATATGCAAACGGACTTCATGCAGAAGTTCGAAACACTGAAACGCAGCTCGCCTGATAAACTGAAGGCGGACTATAAATTTATAACTATGGTTAGAAATGATGAATATAAATTGGTGTTGAAGGATGATCATTTGGTTAAGATGCCCAAGAAATTGC CCACGGATTCTGTAAACGACTTCAAAGAGCGAGTGCGAAATGCAGTGGAAAGTTCGATAATGAGTGTGATAGGTAATATAAAGGAGATACAAAGTGATCCGGACCGTATTTTAAATCTGGAGGATCCTCACAACTTGTTAGATAAGCAGCAG aacaaaaaaatacaagatCTTTTCGAGTGCGTGAATGCGTTAGCCAATGCCAAAGATACGGAGATGGATGCGCAAATTGTTAGGATGCAGAAAGAAATACAG GATGGTAAAAAGGCTTTACAGATGGCCGAGAAAAAATTAACCGAAATAAAAGCCATACACACGAGTGAATTAGAAGCTTTGGAGAAGGATTTGAAGGAGAAAACCGATGCCGACGCAATGAAGCGAGAAACCCAAATCTCAGAA ATGAACCGAAAATTACGTAATTTGGAAAAGCAGCATGATAAATTGAAAACCACATTGCAACAGAACACCGAAGAGTGCAGCCATGGACAAACCGAGAAGGCAAAACTACTTGATGAACTCAAAAGTTGTAAAGATAA CATTCAAACACTCAATAAGAAATTGACACACGCTGAGAACCAATTGAATCACGATAAGAAGGATAAACATGAGAAGAGCGAAACCATACAAAAACTTGAAGTTGAACTTGAAAAGTGCAAAAAGGAATTAGAAGAGGCACTCCAAGCGAAACCAACACCTGAGCAACACAATCATGAGAAAGAGCTGAAAAAGGAAGTGCATAAATTAAAGGGAAAAgtcgaaaatttggaaaaagagAAGCAAGAATTTATTGTACAGGTTGAACAACTGCAAGAG GAAATTAATGTAATGGATAAACTACGCCACAAGATCCATGATCTGGAGGAAGAGAATCG GGATTTATTGGCACGCGAGAAGGCGGCTTTGGAAAATGTAGAGTTACCGAAAGAGTTTCAAGCAGAG CTCGTCCGACTGCGTCAGTCAGAGTCTGAGAAAGCGcgtgaaattgaaaaacttaaaatcCAATTATCCAAAGCACACTATAATATCGAACAATTGGAAGAGCAAATCAGACGCGATCAACAGCTATTGGAGGTGCGTAGCGAATTGATCAATTCACTGCAAACGAACGATCATACACAACGCATACAATTGGATCAGATATTTGCCGAGGTTGGCGTCAAGAATAATACCATCAATGAGGTATGG TTAAATAATGATTTGCGCACAAAATCGGAGGAGTTCCAAAATCTCTTCAACACTTTGAGCAACAAACAGATGGAGTTGTCGCGCCAGGAGCATATGATCAAACTGCTGGAGGAGAGTAATGAGCGTAGTCAGATGTTGCGTGTTAAACAGGAAGAGAAGATTGGGCGCATGGAGGAGGAAATTGCGCGTTTGAAGCAAACAAT CGCTCTCTATCAACACAATGTACTCGGGAATGCCGGCTGTAAGAATCTGATCTATCAACCGATCGTTGGCGCCGATGACTACAATGAGAATCTCTACTATTATACGAGTGAGAGGCGACGTAAACGGCAG GATCTGCAAATGAAATAG
- the Cgnl1_2 gene encoding coiled-coil domain-containing protein 18 isoform X3, which translates to MDVSPSRNSVGSGSKRNVPSSLSPVRKELSRSISKLNGEQIVKQKVESKPTPAPQPDSTIENMAVGSVAANSKAENKPNFARAKTLAATQNSAQTKIPMKRAGANVTTKSATTPRLTHRQHMRSASKISLTIKEVAANKKLEQNMSKLSFKANTSTNLKAPHAKAQTARGAGGSKRSASTISCRSDNRRTEDTLSQLTKVSSSAGDHETCGGGGGPVLSARERVVENNKMKVFEGLQRKLQDMQTDFMQKFETLKRSSPDKLKADYKFITMVRNDEYKLVLKDDHLVKMPKKLPTDSVNDFKERVRNAVESSIMSVIGNIKEIQSDPDRILNLEDPHNLLDKQQNKKIQDLFECVNALANAKDTEMDAQIVRMQKEIQDGKKALQMAEKKLTEIKAIHTSELEALEKDLKEKTDADAMKRETQISEMNRKLRNLEKQHDKLKTTLQQNTEECSHGQTEKAKLLDELKSCKDNIQTLNKKLTHAENQLNHDKKDKHEKSETIQKLEVELEKCKKELEEALQAKPTPEQHNHEKELKKEVHKLKGKVENLEKEKQEFIVQVEQLQEEINVMDKLRHKIHDLEEENRDLLAREKAALENVELPKEFQAELVRLRQSESEKAREIEKLKIQLSKAHYNIEQLEEQIRRDQQLLEVRSELINSLQTNDHTQRIQLDQIFAEVGVKNNTINELNNDLRTKSEEFQNLFNTLSNKQMELSRQEHMIKLLEESNERSQMLRVKQEEKIGRMEEEIARLKQTIALYQHNVLGNAGCKNLIYQPIVGADDYNENLYYYTSERRRKRQVDINVKKYEV; encoded by the exons aTGGATGTTTCGCCCAGCAGAAATAGTGTCGGCAGTGGAAGCAAACGTAACG taCCAAGCTCTTTGTCGCCCGTCCGCAAGGAGCTTTCGAGATCCATATCCAAATTAAATGGTGAACAAATTGTCAAGCAAAAGGTCGAGTCGAAACCAACACCAGCACCACAACCAGACAGTACAATCGAAAATATGGCTGTCGGCAGTGTTGCAGCCAACAGCAAGGCGGAGAACAAGCCCAACTTCGCCAGAGCGAAAACT ttGGCGGCTACGCAAAACTCGGCGCAAACGAAAATACCAATGAAACGCGCG GGCGCCAATGTAACTACAAAGTCGGCGACTACGCCACGTCTCACGCATCGCCAGCATATGCGTTCTGCCTCGAAAATCAGCTTGACCATCAAAGAGGTGGCAGCCAACAAGAAACTCGAGCAGAATATGTCAAAACTGAGCTTCAAAGCCAATACTTCAACGAATCTGAAGGCGCCGCATGCGAAAGCGCAGACCGCACGCGGTGCAGGTGGCTCAAAACGCAGCG CCAGCACAATTTCCTGCCGCAGCGATAATCGTAGGACCGAAGATACGCTATCGCAACTCACCAAAGTTAGTTCTTCTGCGGGTGATCACGAGACCTGCGGCGGTGGAGGTGGTCCAGTACTCAGCGCACGCGAACGTGTTGTCGAGAATAATAAGATGAAGGTGTTCGAGGGTCTACAGCGCAAACTGCAGGATATGCAAACGGACTTCATGCAGAAGTTCGAAACACTGAAACGCAGCTCGCCTGATAAACTGAAGGCGGACTATAAATTTATAACTATGGTTAGAAATGATGAATATAAATTGGTGTTGAAGGATGATCATTTGGTTAAGATGCCCAAGAAATTGC CCACGGATTCTGTAAACGACTTCAAAGAGCGAGTGCGAAATGCAGTGGAAAGTTCGATAATGAGTGTGATAGGTAATATAAAGGAGATACAAAGTGATCCGGACCGTATTTTAAATCTGGAGGATCCTCACAACTTGTTAGATAAGCAGCAG aacaaaaaaatacaagatCTTTTCGAGTGCGTGAATGCGTTAGCCAATGCCAAAGATACGGAGATGGATGCGCAAATTGTTAGGATGCAGAAAGAAATACAG GATGGTAAAAAGGCTTTACAGATGGCCGAGAAAAAATTAACCGAAATAAAAGCCATACACACGAGTGAATTAGAAGCTTTGGAGAAGGATTTGAAGGAGAAAACCGATGCCGACGCAATGAAGCGAGAAACCCAAATCTCAGAA ATGAACCGAAAATTACGTAATTTGGAAAAGCAGCATGATAAATTGAAAACCACATTGCAACAGAACACCGAAGAGTGCAGCCATGGACAAACCGAGAAGGCAAAACTACTTGATGAACTCAAAAGTTGTAAAGATAA CATTCAAACACTCAATAAGAAATTGACACACGCTGAGAACCAATTGAATCACGATAAGAAGGATAAACATGAGAAGAGCGAAACCATACAAAAACTTGAAGTTGAACTTGAAAAGTGCAAAAAGGAATTAGAAGAGGCACTCCAAGCGAAACCAACACCTGAGCAACACAATCATGAGAAAGAGCTGAAAAAGGAAGTGCATAAATTAAAGGGAAAAgtcgaaaatttggaaaaagagAAGCAAGAATTTATTGTACAGGTTGAACAACTGCAAGAG GAAATTAATGTAATGGATAAACTACGCCACAAGATCCATGATCTGGAGGAAGAGAATCG GGATTTATTGGCACGCGAGAAGGCGGCTTTGGAAAATGTAGAGTTACCGAAAGAGTTTCAAGCAGAG CTCGTCCGACTGCGTCAGTCAGAGTCTGAGAAAGCGcgtgaaattgaaaaacttaaaatcCAATTATCCAAAGCACACTATAATATCGAACAATTGGAAGAGCAAATCAGACGCGATCAACAGCTATTGGAGGTGCGTAGCGAATTGATCAATTCACTGCAAACGAACGATCATACACAACGCATACAATTGGATCAGATATTTGCCGAGGTTGGCGTCAAGAATAATACCATCAATGAG TTAAATAATGATTTGCGCACAAAATCGGAGGAGTTCCAAAATCTCTTCAACACTTTGAGCAACAAACAGATGGAGTTGTCGCGCCAGGAGCATATGATCAAACTGCTGGAGGAGAGTAATGAGCGTAGTCAGATGTTGCGTGTTAAACAGGAAGAGAAGATTGGGCGCATGGAGGAGGAAATTGCGCGTTTGAAGCAAACAAT CGCTCTCTATCAACACAATGTACTCGGGAATGCCGGCTGTAAGAATCTGATCTATCAACCGATCGTTGGCGCCGATGACTACAATGAGAATCTCTACTATTATACGAGTGAGAGGCGACGTAAACGGCAGGTAGATATCAATGTAAAGAAATATGAAGTCtaa